The region CCAGTACGGCGGACACGTACTACTCGTGCTCGGACGTGGTGTTCCCGGCTGCGAAGGGCAATGCCGACGGCTCGGATGGCACCGGCGGCTCGGGCGCGTCCGCACCGACGGCCACCGCTTCGGCCGCTGCGCGGTCCGGCTCGGCCAATCCCAGCGCTGCGGCGAAGCCGGCCGAGCAGCCGGCGCGGGCCGCGGGGACGCAAGAGGCGGCGGAGTCCGCCGACTCCGCCGCCCCACAGGCCGCGGGCACCGTGGCCGGCGCGCCGGTGGCGTCGACCACCGACGATGCCGGGCCGCGGCACAGAATCGCGGGCGCCGCCGCGGCTGTGCTGCTCGCCGCGGTCGCCGCCATTGTCCTACGTCTGCGCCGACGGTGAACACCGTTGGCGCAGACGTTCATTGACGGTCCGTCAGTTGACGAAGACCGTGGCGTTGCCCTGCGTCACGTCCTGCACCGGGGCGTACTTGGCGGTGAAGTAGCCGTTGGCGAAGCACAGCGACGAGCCGGACGTCTTGGTGAACGCCTGGGCGGTGAAGTTGATGCTGTTGTCGGCGGCATCGGTCGTACCCGAGAGGCTGGGCGCCTGGTAGACACAGTTGATCGTGCCGAGCAGGGTGCGCAGCACGACGGTCGTCTGGATGGTGGAGCCCGCCGCCGGGGTGACGGAGACGGAACCGTCGGAGCCCACCACGGTGGTGTAGGGCAGGTTGTTGACGGTCACGCTGTTCACGCCGAGCACACCCAGGACATTGCTGGTGCAAGTGCCGAAGGTGTGCGCGGTGACCGA is a window of Streptomyces sp. B21-083 DNA encoding:
- a CDS encoding Tat pathway signal sequence domain protein is translated as MRTRTRSALALAAAVAGLSVAAVTPASAADTVLTINSAAGDAVAVGDVLSASLATGTTATLYSSATGTSGVKCAASTFTAAVTDNPAAPGSATESVTAHTFGTCTSNVLGVLGVNSVTVNNLPYTTVVGSDGSVSVTPAAGSTIQTTVVLRTLLGTINCVYQAPSLSGTTDAADNSINFTAQAFTKTSGSSLCFANGYFTAKYAPVQDVTQGNATVFVN